In Leuconostoc kimchii IMSNU 11154, one genomic interval encodes:
- a CDS encoding dihydrolipoyl dehydrogenase family protein, translated as MAEQYDVVVIGGGPAGNAMASGLKAQGKTVLIVEADLWGGTCPNRGCDPKKILLSAVEARQAAQHLQGQGLIGAPKIDWPALMAHKRGYTDGINDGTLNGLKGQDIATLHGQAHFQSDNQLAVGDRVVSATDYVIATGQRPAILPITGHEYFKTSTDFLDLDQMPKRVTFVGGGYVGFELATIANAAGADVHVIHHNDRPLKAFDADLVKDLMAAMTADGITFDLNTDVQAITKTATGLQLTADNFELTTDLVISSAGRIPNADQLGLANVGVTFDRHGIQVNDHLQTANPHIYAIGDVSDTPVPKLTPVAGFEARYLVGELTHPGAAIKYPVVPTQVFAAPKLAQVGISAAAATEHPDEYRVNTLDMTKWFTYYRFGAQQAQAKVVVAKASGQVVGATLLSDVADEMINYFTLLIEKHVTLPDLQRLVLAYPTPASDLQYLY; from the coding sequence ATGGCGGAACAGTACGATGTTGTTGTGATTGGTGGCGGACCAGCCGGCAATGCCATGGCTAGCGGATTAAAGGCTCAGGGCAAGACAGTGTTGATCGTTGAAGCGGATCTGTGGGGCGGCACTTGTCCTAACCGCGGTTGTGACCCTAAGAAAATCCTATTAAGCGCCGTCGAAGCGCGACAAGCAGCGCAACATTTACAAGGGCAGGGCCTGATTGGTGCGCCCAAAATTGATTGGCCAGCACTGATGGCGCATAAACGAGGCTATACGGATGGCATCAACGATGGGACGTTGAACGGACTAAAGGGGCAAGATATTGCGACGTTACATGGTCAAGCGCACTTTCAATCCGACAATCAGTTAGCGGTCGGGGATCGAGTAGTCAGTGCGACTGATTACGTGATTGCCACTGGTCAGCGTCCGGCGATTCTACCGATTACCGGGCACGAATACTTTAAGACGAGCACTGACTTCTTAGATTTGGACCAGATGCCTAAACGCGTGACATTCGTAGGTGGTGGCTACGTAGGCTTTGAATTGGCGACGATTGCGAATGCCGCTGGCGCTGATGTGCACGTGATTCATCATAATGACCGCCCGTTAAAAGCTTTTGATGCAGATTTGGTTAAGGATTTGATGGCCGCAATGACGGCTGATGGAATCACGTTTGACTTGAATACGGATGTCCAAGCAATTACTAAAACGGCGACCGGTCTACAATTGACAGCTGATAATTTCGAGCTGACAACGGATCTGGTCATCAGCTCAGCGGGACGGATTCCGAACGCGGACCAGTTAGGTCTAGCCAACGTGGGCGTTACCTTTGATCGGCATGGGATTCAAGTCAACGATCATTTGCAGACGGCCAACCCGCACATTTATGCCATTGGGGATGTCAGCGATACACCGGTACCGAAGTTAACGCCAGTTGCAGGTTTTGAAGCGCGTTATCTGGTCGGTGAGTTGACGCATCCCGGCGCAGCCATAAAGTATCCCGTTGTGCCAACGCAGGTTTTTGCAGCGCCCAAGTTAGCGCAAGTCGGGATCAGCGCGGCCGCGGCGACTGAGCATCCAGATGAGTATCGTGTCAATACACTTGATATGACGAAGTGGTTCACTTATTACCGCTTTGGCGCACAACAGGCCCAAGCTAAAGTAGTGGTTGCTAAAGCGAGTGGGCAGGTTGTGGGTGCTACCCTTCTAAGTGATGTTGCCGACGAGATGATTAACTACTTCACGTTGTTAATTGAAAAACACGTGACTTTACCAGATTTACAACGGTTGGTATTGGCTTACCCAACGCCGGCTAGTGACTTACAATATTTGTATTAA
- a CDS encoding ABC transporter ATP-binding protein encodes MTTAIEFQHVQKDFNGQTVIPDLNLTIDQGELFILVGTSGSGKTTSLKMINCLEPLTAGKILVNGTDTTTIPVRSLRWQMGYVLQQIALFPTMTVAQNIAVIPEMKGTAKKEINQTIDELLAEVGLDPKEYRDRMPSELSGGEQQRIGILRAIAAQPDIVLMDEPFSALDPISRQQLQDLVLRLHARYHNTIVFVTHDMNEALKLGDRIGVMQHGQLIQVDTPAALAQHPVNDFVRNFFGASRAKNVYDVYVGRVGLIQGYLTEKPSVASGRIQSLDVQATLRTAFTALTDHDYVAVTEENRVVGYLDSQRIVAYLSQHEEIS; translated from the coding sequence ATGACAACGGCAATTGAATTTCAACACGTCCAGAAAGACTTTAATGGGCAGACCGTGATTCCCGACCTTAATTTAACGATTGACCAGGGTGAGCTATTTATTTTGGTAGGGACTTCTGGGAGTGGCAAAACGACGTCACTTAAAATGATCAACTGCTTAGAGCCATTGACGGCTGGTAAAATCCTAGTTAATGGTACTGATACAACCACGATACCAGTCCGAAGTCTACGGTGGCAAATGGGGTATGTCTTACAGCAAATTGCCTTGTTCCCAACGATGACGGTGGCGCAAAATATCGCCGTGATTCCAGAAATGAAAGGGACAGCTAAGAAGGAAATTAATCAAACGATTGATGAGCTATTGGCGGAAGTTGGCCTCGATCCAAAGGAATACCGTGACCGGATGCCGTCAGAATTATCCGGTGGTGAGCAGCAACGCATCGGTATCTTACGGGCGATTGCGGCGCAACCAGATATTGTTTTGATGGATGAACCATTTAGTGCGTTAGACCCCATCTCGCGGCAACAATTGCAAGACTTGGTCTTACGGCTACACGCCCGCTATCACAACACGATCGTCTTCGTGACGCATGATATGAATGAGGCGTTGAAGTTGGGTGACCGGATCGGTGTCATGCAACACGGTCAGTTAATACAAGTCGATACGCCGGCTGCTCTGGCTCAGCATCCAGTGAACGACTTTGTGCGGAACTTCTTTGGCGCGAGCCGAGCTAAAAATGTCTATGATGTCTACGTTGGGCGTGTAGGGCTTATTCAGGGTTATCTCACAGAAAAACCCAGTGTTGCGAGTGGTCGGATTCAATCGTTAGACGTTCAAGCCACGTTACGCACCGCCTTTACGGCATTGACAGATCACGATTATGTGGCGGTCACGGAAGAAAATCGGGTTGTTGGCTATTTGGATAGCCAACGAATCGTGGCTTACTTGAGTCAACATGAAGAAATATCTTAA
- a CDS encoding ABC transporter permease/substrate-binding protein yields the protein MQTLIQTFIDRRGDLLTALWQHLGISLASLVIAMVIAIPLAIWVVRRPRWAEGLLQLTSVLQTIPSLALLGLLIPLVGIGTVPAVIALVIYALLPIFQNTYLGISEIDASIEETADAFGMSRMRKLFKVELPIALPQIISGIRTALVLIIGTATLAALIGAGGLGTFIMLGIDRNDTSLLLIGAISSALLAILLSALVRWFQTAKPRHALIVFVGILALLGGGGAYSVYANRVETITIAGKLGSEPEILINMYKQLIEAEDEHVHVTLKPNFGKTTFLFSALKNNQVDIYPEFTGSVLETLGKGNNPAGQTANQTYQLAKQRLAKQEQMTYLKPMQYNNTYALAVTKKFQQEHHLKTISDLTQVESILKPGMTLEFIDRNDGLKGIKKTYGLDVTAKSMEPALRYEAISKGKINLVDAYATDSELRQYHLALLKDNKHFFPTYQGAPLMKTSFANKHPKVVKALNKLAGKISETDMQEMNYEVNVKKQSASTVAHRYLVKHGLLKEGR from the coding sequence ATGCAGACATTAATACAGACGTTTATAGATCGACGCGGGGATTTGCTGACTGCGCTATGGCAACACTTGGGGATTTCATTAGCATCATTAGTCATCGCAATGGTAATTGCGATTCCGTTGGCTATTTGGGTCGTTCGACGACCACGGTGGGCCGAGGGATTATTACAGCTCACGAGTGTCTTACAGACGATTCCGTCTTTGGCACTGTTAGGGTTATTGATTCCGTTAGTTGGGATTGGAACGGTGCCAGCAGTAATTGCGCTGGTGATCTATGCTTTACTGCCAATTTTTCAAAATACTTATTTGGGTATCTCAGAAATTGACGCCTCAATTGAAGAGACCGCCGATGCCTTTGGGATGTCACGAATGCGTAAGTTGTTTAAAGTTGAACTACCCATTGCCCTACCACAGATCATTTCTGGGATTCGGACCGCGCTCGTCTTAATTATTGGGACGGCTACTTTGGCCGCTTTGATTGGTGCTGGGGGTCTCGGGACCTTTATCATGCTCGGTATTGACCGTAATGATACCTCGTTATTATTGATTGGGGCTATCTCATCAGCATTGTTAGCAATTCTGCTGAGTGCGCTCGTTCGGTGGTTTCAAACGGCTAAACCACGCCACGCCTTAATTGTCTTTGTCGGTATTTTAGCTTTACTAGGTGGTGGCGGGGCTTATAGTGTTTATGCCAATCGAGTTGAAACAATTACGATTGCAGGTAAACTCGGTTCTGAACCAGAAATCTTGATTAATATGTATAAGCAGCTGATTGAAGCTGAAGATGAGCATGTTCATGTGACGCTCAAGCCTAACTTTGGCAAGACCACGTTCTTATTCAGCGCGTTAAAGAATAATCAGGTTGATATTTATCCTGAATTTACTGGCTCGGTGCTGGAGACCTTAGGTAAGGGGAATAACCCAGCTGGTCAAACAGCTAACCAGACCTATCAGCTCGCCAAACAGCGCCTCGCTAAACAGGAACAAATGACTTACTTGAAGCCGATGCAGTATAACAATACGTACGCATTGGCAGTGACTAAGAAATTTCAACAAGAACATCATTTGAAGACAATCAGCGACTTAACGCAAGTTGAATCGATTCTGAAACCCGGAATGACCCTAGAGTTTATTGATCGTAATGATGGCTTAAAAGGAATCAAGAAGACTTATGGGTTAGACGTGACTGCAAAGTCGATGGAGCCGGCGCTACGCTATGAAGCTATCAGTAAGGGGAAAATCAACTTGGTAGATGCCTATGCGACGGATAGTGAATTACGGCAGTATCACTTGGCCTTATTGAAGGATAACAAGCACTTCTTCCCAACGTATCAAGGGGCACCGTTGATGAAGACGAGCTTTGCCAACAAACATCCTAAGGTCGTTAAAGCGTTGAATAAGTTAGCAGGAAAGATTTCAGAAACTGATATGCAAGAAATGAACTATGAAGTCAATGTTAAGAAGCAGTCCGCTTCGACGGTTGCACATCGCTATCTTGTGAAGCACGGTTTATTGAAGGAGGGACGTTAA
- a CDS encoding ribonuclease H: MATIHLYLASTNHQSTNITATTPAAWVVILRYADHQKALNDGGYGHTETSLALSALTTALATLKRHDLPVHIHTTTEQVAAVISEQRYLSWQQNNWDVPEADQPDLPQWQTLIPIIEEFPNLTITYHPVDDPAMTTATTTLTAVMTKL; encoded by the coding sequence ATGGCTACGATTCATCTTTACCTTGCAAGTACCAACCACCAATCGACCAACATCACCGCAACAACCCCCGCTGCCTGGGTCGTCATTCTGAGATATGCTGACCATCAAAAGGCGCTAAACGACGGTGGCTACGGACATACCGAAACTTCACTGGCCTTGAGTGCTCTGACCACCGCACTCGCCACGTTGAAACGTCATGATTTACCCGTTCATATTCACACCACAACTGAACAAGTGGCGGCGGTTATTAGCGAACAACGTTATTTAAGCTGGCAGCAAAACAACTGGGACGTTCCCGAAGCCGACCAACCAGACCTACCCCAATGGCAAACGCTGATTCCCATTATCGAAGAATTTCCCAACCTCACCATCACCTACCACCCCGTGGACGATCCCGCGATGACCACCGCAACGACTACGCTAACGGCGGTGATGACGAAGCTATAA